AGCGATCACCGGAACCGTAGCCCGGTCGCAAACCAGCTTCAGCAGGGAAAGCGCGTACCCGGAACGGGCTCCGTCGTCGTCGATGGAGGTGAGGAGGATCTCGCCCGCCCCCCGGTCTTCGCACTCGAGCGCCCAACCCACGGCCTCGAGTCCGGTGGGTTTGTGGCCGCCGTGGGTGTAGCAACGCCAGATGCCGTCCTCCAGCGCCGCGTCCACGCTGGCGACGATGCACTGGCTCCCGAAGCGGATCGCGCCCTCGGTCAGGATCTCCGGGGTAAGAACCGCCGCAGTGTTGATGCTCACCTTGTCCGCGCCCGCCCGCAGCATGAGGTCGATCTCGATGACCGATTTGACTCCGCCGCCCACCGTCAGCGGGATGAAGAGCACGTCCGCCGTTCTTCTCACCGTCTCCAACAGAGCGTGCCGGCCCTCCTGGGAGGCCGAGACATCGAGGAGCACGATCTCGTCCGCCCCTTCCTCCTCGTAGCGAACGGCCAATTCCACCGGATCTCCGACATCGGTCAGGTCGCGGAAGGCCGTCCCCTTCACAACCCGCCCGTCCTTGACGTCGAGGCAGGCGACCACCCTCGGCAGAATCATCAGGCCTCCCCTTCCTCGCCGCGCTCCATACGGACCCTCCCCTTCGTGCTGAAGATGGACTCCTGCTCCACGAGCGCCTGCTTCAGAGCCGTGCCGACCGCCTTGACGACCGCCTCCACCACATGATGGCGATCTCCGCCCCTGATCACGCGGACGTGCAGGGTGGCGTCGAGGCTCATGGCGAAGGA
The DNA window shown above is from Gemmatimonadota bacterium and carries:
- the hisF gene encoding imidazole glycerol phosphate synthase subunit HisF — translated: MILPRVVACLDVKDGRVVKGTAFRDLTDVGDPVELAVRYEEEGADEIVLLDVSASQEGRHALLETVRRTADVLFIPLTVGGGVKSVIEIDLMLRAGADKVSINTAAVLTPEILTEGAIRFGSQCIVASVDAALEDGIWRCYTHGGHKPTGLEAVGWALECEDRGAGEILLTSIDDDGARSGYALSLLKLVCDRATVPVIASGGAGSSDHLRAAIFEGGASAALLAGILHDGIVSIREIKAELARAGVPVREVR